The Paracoccus sp. MBLB3053 genome contains the following window.
AGAACTGATCAAGGCCGGCGCCTGCGCCCTGCAGATCGAAAACCAGGTCTCCGACGCGAAGCAATGCGGCCATCAGGATGGCAAGGTCACCGTCCCGCGCGAGGATTTCATCGAAAAGCTGCGCGCGTGCCGCCTGGCGCTTGAGGAAATGGGAGTGGAGAACGGTGTCATCGTCGCCCGCACCGACAGCCTTGGCGCAGGGCTCACCCAGAAGGTTCCGGTCAGCCAGCATCCGGGCGATCATGCCGCCGAATACATCAAATGGCTGAAGACCGAACCGATCACCGATGCCAACCCGATGCGCGAGGGTGAGCTTGCCATCTATCAGAACGGCCAGTTCGTGAAGCCGATGCGCCTTGCCAACGGACTTTTCCCCTTCAAGGAGGGCAGCGGCCGTGCTCGCGTAATCGAGGACTGCATCACCAACCTGACCGAAGGCGGCGCCGATATGGTCTGGATCGAAACCGACACGCCCAATGTCGACGAGATCGCCGGGATGGTGAACGAGGTTCGCAAGGTCGTTCCGAAAGCAAAACTGACCTATAACAACTCCCCCAGCTTCAACTGGACGTTGAACCTGCGCAAACAGGTTCGCGCGCAATGGCTGGAAGAAGGCAGGATCGGTCCCTCGGACTATCCGGACGGAAACGAGTTGATGAAGGCGGAATTCGACGCGACCGAGCTTGGCCGCGAGGCCGATGCCCGTCTGCAACGGTTCCAGACCGACATCTCGGCCCGTGCCGGCGTGTTCCACAACCTCATCACGCTGCCGACTTTCCACCTGACAGCCAAGTCGATGGATGAACTGTCGCGGGGCTATTTCGGCGAAGACAAGATGCTGGCCTATGTCAAGACGGTCCAGCGGGAAGAGATCCGCCGCGGCATCTCGGCTGTCAAACATCAGCACGAGGTCGGATCGGACCTGGGCGATACGTTCAAGGAAATGGTCGCTGGTGAACGCGCGCTGAAGGCGGGCGGCCATGCGAACACGATGAACCAGTTCGCTGCAGAGTAAGTCCTGCTGCGGCTTTCCCTCGGCCGCAGCATGAACCTGCCGGCGCGCGCTCCTCGCGCGCCGGCTTTTCCTTTTACCGCTGGCTCAGTGCCTGACGCAGCGTGATCCCGCCCAGGATGAGGCAGCCGATGGCTGTCGAGACAGGTTCAGGCGCAATCAGCAGGAAGGCTGCAATGACCAAGGCAACCCGTTCGATCATCCAGAGCGGCGCGAGCAGCCAGTTCGTCAGCGCTGCCGACAGCGACAGGATGCCCAGGACTGCGCCCGCAAACGCGAGCAGGAACGAGCCCCAGGTGAATCCTTCCGTCACCAGCAAAAGAGATGGCGAGAAGACGAAGACGAATGGTACTAGCGCCTTTCCCATCGACAGTCTGAAGGCGGTGTTCCCGGCCTTGAACGCGTTGGCACCTGCGATCCCGGAGGCCGCATAGGCCGCCATCGCAACGGGCGGCGTTACGTCCGCGATGACCCCGTAATAGAAGACGAAGAAATGCGCGACCATCGGTTGCACGTTCATCATGCCCAGAACCGGCGCGGCAACAGCGACCATGATGATGTAATTCGCCGTCGTCGGAATGCCGCAGCCCATCAGGATGCAGACAACTGCCGTCATGATGAGCGTGAAAAGCAGCGTCAGCGTTTGCACACCCATGATCTCGAATGGCAGGAAGCCCAGGAAAGCATGCGTCGCAACGCCCCAGCCTTGCGCCACCGAGGTCACCATGAAGGCGATCTTGAAGCCGATCCCGGTCAGGGTGACGACGCCGATCACCACGCCGACCAGCGCAGCGGCTGCGGTCACGGAAAGCGACTGGCGGGCACCGTGAACGAAGCCCTCGAAGATACCGAGCACGGTTTGCTTGATGCCGTTCAACGGTCCCGAGGCCATGACCTGCTGGACTAGGTAGACGACGATACAGGCAGAGATCGCGCAGAAGGCCGACCAGAACGGCGTTCTGCCCGACATCAGCATGAAGACAAGCAGGATCAGCGGAATGGTCGACATCCAGCCTTCGCGGAGGACGGCAATGGCATTGGGCAGTTCTTCCTTGGACAGGCCGCGAATGCCCAGCCGACGCGCCTCAAGATGGACCTGAACGAGAACGCCGAAGAAATGCATGAAGGCCGGCACGATCGCGGCGATCAGGATGCCGCGCAGCGGAATGCCCAGATACTCGACCATCAGGAAGGCGACGGCGCCCATTACCGGCGGCGTGATCTGCCCGCCCGTCGACGCGGCAGCCTCGACCGCAGCCGCGAAATGGCGCTTGTAACCCACCTTGATCATCGTCGGGATGGTCAGGGCGCCTGTCGTCACCGTATTCGCGATCGACGACCCCGAGATCGAGCCCATCAGCGCCGAAGAGACGACCGAGACCTTGGCCGGACCGCCGGCAAAACGACCGGTCAGGGCCGTCGCCAGGTCGATGAAAAGCTGCCCCAGTCCGATCTTCTGCGCCATCACGCCGAAGAGCACGAAATGGAAAACATAGGTCGCGATGACACCCAGCGCCGTGCCGTAGATCCCTTGCGAGGTCAGGTAAAGGTGGTTGACGATCGCTTTCCAGTCAGCACCAGGATGCACGAAGATGCCCGGCATCTGCTTGCCGAAATACGCATAGGCCATGAACAGGATCGCAATCACCGGCAGCGGCCAGCCCATCGAGCGACGTACCGCTTCCAGCAGCACCACGATCAGGATCGTGCCCATCGCCACGTCGAGCGTGTTCGGGTTGCCGACGCGGAAGGCAAGCTGGTCGTAGATCCACGGCACGTAAAGCGCGCTGACCGCACCGCCGATCGCAAGCAGCCAGTCCACGACCGGGATGCCGAGGATCGCGAAACCGCTAACCTTGTGCCGCCCCGACTGAAAGGCCGAGAAGCTCAGGAAAGTCACGAAGACGGTCACTGCCATGTGCAGCCCGCGATGCGTGGTCGCGCGCGGGATGCCGAACCCGGCGGTGTAGTAGTGATATACCGAGAGCAGGAAAAGCAGCACCGTGGACAGGATCGCGACCGGAACCGTGACGTCGCGGAAGCGGGCTTCTGGATCGAATTGTTCCTCGATGGCGCGGAGTTCGGCTTCGGAAAGTTGAGGCGTGGATTCGCTCATCCTGCTCGTCCTTTCAATGGGTTGTCATTTCAAAGCAACACGGCCCCGAAGGGCCGTGTCCCAGATCCGAGATGTGGCGCTCTTATTCGAGCTTCCCGGCTTCCTTGTAGAACTTCTCGGCACCCGGATGCCACGGAATGCCCGCACCTTCCGTCGCGTTGTCGAGCGTGATCAGTTTGCCCTTTGCGTGGCCCGCGGCAAAGAGCTTCTGGGTGTTGTCGTTGTAGATTGCCTTGGTGATGTTGTAGATCAGCTCTTCCGGTTGGTCGGCGCTGGTCACCATCTGCGCACCAACGGAAATCGTGGCGACATCGCCGTCCTGACCGTTATACGTGCCTGCCGGGAAGCTGTCGGCTGCGAAGAAGGTATATTTCTCGCGCAGCTTGTCGGCCGCCTCGCCCTCGATCGGGACAAGCTTGATGTCATGCTGGCTGGCCAGTTCCGCGATTGCACCTGCCGGATAGCCGCCGACGAAGAAAAACGCATCCATCGCGCCGTCGCGCATGCGGTCGGCTGCCT
Protein-coding sequences here:
- a CDS encoding isocitrate lyase, whose translation is MTTRKTYAELRAQTEARYPSGQTPGGVTVDDIVQLKLQNTYDTHLDIARDMARVMREDMAAYDADPGKFTQSLGCWSGFHAQQMIKAVKRMRGTSRGTYVYLSGWMVAGLRNRWGHLPDQSMHEKTAVADLINEIYVSLRQADEVALNDLFRELKAARTEAERARVIEKIDSFETHVVPIIADIDAGFGNEHATYLLAKELIKAGACALQIENQVSDAKQCGHQDGKVTVPREDFIEKLRACRLALEEMGVENGVIVARTDSLGAGLTQKVPVSQHPGDHAAEYIKWLKTEPITDANPMREGELAIYQNGQFVKPMRLANGLFPFKEGSGRARVIEDCITNLTEGGADMVWIETDTPNVDEIAGMVNEVRKVVPKAKLTYNNSPSFNWTLNLRKQVRAQWLEEGRIGPSDYPDGNELMKAEFDATELGREADARLQRFQTDISARAGVFHNLITLPTFHLTAKSMDELSRGYFGEDKMLAYVKTVQREEIRRGISAVKHQHEVGSDLGDTFKEMVAGERALKAGGHANTMNQFAAE
- a CDS encoding TRAP transporter permease — translated: MSESTPQLSEAELRAIEEQFDPEARFRDVTVPVAILSTVLLFLLSVYHYYTAGFGIPRATTHRGLHMAVTVFVTFLSFSAFQSGRHKVSGFAILGIPVVDWLLAIGGAVSALYVPWIYDQLAFRVGNPNTLDVAMGTILIVVLLEAVRRSMGWPLPVIAILFMAYAYFGKQMPGIFVHPGADWKAIVNHLYLTSQGIYGTALGVIATYVFHFVLFGVMAQKIGLGQLFIDLATALTGRFAGGPAKVSVVSSALMGSISGSSIANTVTTGALTIPTMIKVGYKRHFAAAVEAAASTGGQITPPVMGAVAFLMVEYLGIPLRGILIAAIVPAFMHFFGVLVQVHLEARRLGIRGLSKEELPNAIAVLREGWMSTIPLILLVFMLMSGRTPFWSAFCAISACIVVYLVQQVMASGPLNGIKQTVLGIFEGFVHGARQSLSVTAAAALVGVVIGVVTLTGIGFKIAFMVTSVAQGWGVATHAFLGFLPFEIMGVQTLTLLFTLIMTAVVCILMGCGIPTTANYIIMVAVAAPVLGMMNVQPMVAHFFVFYYGVIADVTPPVAMAAYAASGIAGANAFKAGNTAFRLSMGKALVPFVFVFSPSLLLVTEGFTWGSFLLAFAGAVLGILSLSAALTNWLLAPLWMIERVALVIAAFLLIAPEPVSTAIGCLILGGITLRQALSQR